A single window of Streptomyces cathayae DNA harbors:
- a CDS encoding AraC family transcriptional regulator: MSRATEETNRRMLRARDAMDRDYAQPMDVPALARIAHVSPAHFTRTFRATFGETPHRYLQRRRVERAMFLLRETDRSVTAIGFEVGFNSPGTFSRTFRDIVGRSPRTYRKEATAASVPTCFTMAWTRPST; encoded by the coding sequence GTGAGCCGTGCCACCGAAGAGACCAACCGCCGCATGCTCCGGGCGCGGGACGCGATGGACCGCGACTACGCGCAGCCGATGGACGTCCCCGCCCTGGCGCGCATCGCGCATGTGTCACCGGCGCACTTCACGCGGACCTTCCGGGCCACGTTCGGTGAGACACCGCACCGCTACCTCCAGCGCCGCCGGGTGGAACGGGCGATGTTCCTGCTGCGGGAGACCGACCGCAGCGTGACGGCCATCGGCTTCGAGGTCGGCTTCAACAGCCCGGGAACCTTCAGCCGCACGTTCCGCGACATCGTCGGCCGGTCACCGCGCACGTACCGCAAGGAGGCGACGGCCGCGAGCGTGCCGACGTGCTTCACGATGGCGTGGACCCGGCCGAGCACCTGA
- a CDS encoding VOC family protein: MFNAITHSQMYVLDQDEALDFYVGKLGLEVTADIDMGFMRWLTVGVPGHPERQILLEKPGAPAMSEETAEQVRDLVTKGAMGGWFILTTDDCRKTYERLLEKGVEFTQEPTERPYGIDCGLRDPFGNRIRFTQPKV, translated from the coding sequence ATGTTCAACGCCATCACGCACTCACAGATGTACGTCCTCGACCAGGACGAGGCCCTCGACTTCTACGTCGGCAAGCTCGGTCTGGAGGTCACCGCGGACATCGACATGGGCTTCATGCGCTGGCTGACCGTCGGCGTCCCCGGCCATCCCGAGCGGCAGATCCTGCTGGAGAAGCCGGGCGCTCCGGCGATGTCGGAGGAGACGGCGGAGCAGGTGCGCGACCTGGTGACCAAGGGGGCCATGGGCGGCTGGTTCATCCTCACCACCGACGACTGCCGCAAGACCTACGAGAGGCTGCTGGAGAAGGGCGTGGAGTTCACCCAGGAACCCACCGAGCGCCCGTACGGAATCGACTGCGGCCTGCGCGATCCCTTCGGCAACCGCATCCGCTTCACCCAGCCGAAGGTCTGA